The Lysobacter gummosus genome includes a region encoding these proteins:
- a CDS encoding AraC family transcriptional regulator, whose translation MRNVLAVQADSLPGRIVATSNEYPTHHRIARHDHRRSQLLYAAHGIMVVGTETGRWIVPPERAAWIPAGMSHDVHVLAQISTRSIYVEPEVSAALPSDCRVIGVSPLMRHLLLETLDLPLLVEAGSGSRPDLIYSLIVHEIERAPVLPLDIPFPADPRLAKRCRAYLAHPSPHDSIDDWCRDLAMSRRTFTRRFRAETGTSFAQWCRQAAIFAALPRLAAGEAITTLALDLGYESASAFTTMFKRLIGMPPSRYLAMSQPLPSPTLRAAIASIDG comes from the coding sequence ATGCGCAACGTCCTTGCGGTCCAGGCCGACAGTCTGCCCGGACGCATCGTCGCGACGTCGAACGAGTACCCGACCCATCACCGCATCGCCCGGCACGATCATCGGCGCTCGCAGCTGCTGTATGCCGCGCACGGGATCATGGTGGTGGGCACCGAGACCGGCCGCTGGATCGTGCCGCCCGAGCGCGCGGCGTGGATTCCGGCGGGCATGAGCCACGATGTGCATGTGCTGGCGCAGATCAGCACCCGCAGCATCTATGTCGAACCCGAAGTCAGCGCGGCCTTGCCGAGCGACTGCCGGGTGATCGGCGTGTCGCCGCTGATGCGTCATCTGCTGTTGGAAACCCTGGATCTGCCGCTGCTGGTCGAGGCCGGCAGCGGCTCGCGCCCGGACCTGATCTATTCGCTGATCGTGCACGAGATCGAACGCGCGCCGGTGCTGCCGCTGGACATTCCGTTCCCGGCCGATCCGCGTTTGGCCAAACGTTGCCGGGCGTACCTGGCTCATCCCTCGCCGCACGACAGCATCGACGACTGGTGCCGCGACCTGGCGATGAGCCGTCGCACCTTCACCCGGCGTTTCCGTGCCGAGACGGGTACCAGCTTCGCCCAGTGGTGCCGGCAGGCGGCGATCTTCGCCGCGTTGCCGCGGCTGGCGGCGGGCGAGGCGATCACTACGCTGGCGCTGGATCTGGGTTATGAGAGCGCGTCGGCGTTCACGACGATGTTCAAGCGCTTGATCGGCATGCCGCCGAGCCGCTATCTGGCGATGTCGCAGCCGTTGCCGTCGCCGACTTTGCGGGCGGCGATCGCGTCGATAGACGGTTGA
- a CDS encoding MFS transporter translates to MTTLDSTATAPAEMADAATTPQIPAFEAPQAPAAEAANKIALPILAMLSICHLLNDMIQSLLPALYPLLKQSFQLDFGQIGLITLTFQVTASLLQPLVGIYTDKRPMPWSLAIGMGFTLSGLLLLSRATTFPMLLLAAALVGSGSSVFHPESSRIARMASGGRHGLAQSLFQVGGNLGSALGPLLAAYIVMPRGQGSVAWFAFAALTAMVILSRIGLWYREQIPAQRKAGARAVAAPRLPRKTIVATMVVLGLLIFSKYFYMASLSSYYTFYLMHKFGVTAQSAQVHLFVFLGAVALGTLAGGPIGDRIGRRYVIWFSILGVLPFTLILPHANLAWTTVLTVIIGLILSSAFSAILVYAQELVPGRTGVIAGLFFGFAFGMGGLGAAALGQLADHIGIEAVYRICAYLPAIGLLAWFLPKLEKREAAAG, encoded by the coding sequence ATGACCACTCTGGATTCCACCGCGACCGCGCCGGCCGAGATGGCCGACGCCGCGACCACGCCGCAGATCCCCGCTTTCGAAGCTCCCCAGGCGCCGGCCGCCGAAGCCGCGAACAAGATCGCTTTGCCGATCCTGGCGATGCTGAGCATCTGCCACCTGCTCAACGATATGATCCAGTCGCTGCTGCCGGCGCTGTATCCGCTGCTCAAGCAGTCGTTCCAGCTCGATTTCGGCCAGATCGGCCTGATCACCCTGACCTTCCAGGTCACCGCCTCGCTGCTGCAGCCCCTGGTCGGCATCTACACCGACAAGCGGCCGATGCCATGGTCGCTGGCGATCGGCATGGGCTTCACCCTCAGCGGCTTGTTGCTGCTGTCGCGAGCGACGACCTTCCCGATGCTGTTGCTGGCCGCGGCGCTGGTCGGCTCGGGTTCGTCCGTGTTCCATCCCGAATCCTCGCGGATCGCGCGCATGGCCTCCGGTGGCCGCCACGGTCTGGCGCAGTCGCTGTTCCAGGTCGGCGGCAATCTGGGATCGGCGCTGGGGCCGCTGCTGGCGGCGTACATCGTCATGCCGCGCGGCCAGGGCAGCGTCGCCTGGTTCGCGTTCGCGGCGCTGACCGCGATGGTGATCCTCAGCCGCATCGGCCTGTGGTATCGCGAACAGATTCCGGCGCAGCGCAAGGCCGGCGCGCGCGCAGTCGCCGCGCCTCGGCTGCCGCGCAAGACCATCGTCGCCACCATGGTGGTGCTGGGCCTGCTGATCTTCAGCAAGTACTTCTACATGGCCAGCCTGTCGAGCTATTACACCTTCTATCTGATGCACAAGTTCGGCGTCACCGCGCAGAGCGCGCAGGTGCATCTGTTCGTGTTCCTCGGCGCGGTCGCGCTGGGCACGCTGGCCGGCGGGCCGATCGGCGACCGCATCGGGCGCCGCTACGTCATCTGGTTCTCGATCCTGGGCGTGCTGCCGTTCACGCTGATACTGCCGCACGCCAATCTGGCCTGGACCACGGTGCTGACGGTGATCATCGGCCTGATCCTGTCCTCGGCATTCTCCGCGATCCTGGTCTACGCGCAGGAACTCGTGCCCGGCCGCACCGGCGTGATCGCCGGCCTGTTCTTCGGCTTCGCCTTCGGCATGGGCGGGCTGGGCGCGGCGGCGCTGGGCCAACTGGCCGACCATATCGGCATCGAGGCGGTGTACCGGATCTGCGCCTATCTGCCGGCGATCGGCCTGCTGGCGTGGTTCCTGCCGAAGCTGGAGAAGCGCGAGGCGGCCGCGGGTTGA
- a CDS encoding alpha-ketoglutarate-dependent dioxygenase AlkB has product MHQNSLFDTTDPQHPIDDAEGGVRYLPGVFDRDWCERLFEVLWHQAEWNSQQRMMYERLVEVPRRMASYRLDRERGRLPPMLEETAQRIGERLAAPFNSVGLNLYRDGRDSVAPHNDKLHDLAPRQPIAVLSLGATRRMTIRAKRAPHTQWHMELEAGSLVVMSHASQHHYDHGIPKSPGVVDPRISIALRVRHS; this is encoded by the coding sequence ATGCATCAGAATTCGCTGTTCGACACCACCGATCCGCAGCACCCGATCGACGACGCCGAAGGCGGCGTGCGTTACCTGCCGGGCGTGTTCGATCGCGACTGGTGCGAGCGCCTGTTCGAAGTGCTGTGGCATCAGGCCGAATGGAACAGCCAGCAGCGGATGATGTACGAGCGTCTGGTCGAGGTGCCGCGACGCATGGCGTCCTACCGCCTCGACCGCGAGCGCGGGCGGCTGCCGCCGATGCTGGAGGAAACCGCGCAGCGGATCGGCGAGCGGCTGGCGGCGCCGTTCAACAGTGTCGGCCTGAATCTTTATCGCGACGGCCGCGACAGCGTCGCTCCGCATAACGACAAGCTGCACGATCTGGCGCCGCGCCAACCCATCGCGGTGCTGTCGCTGGGCGCCACCCGGCGCATGACCATCCGCGCCAAGCGCGCGCCGCACACGCAATGGCATATGGAACTGGAAGCCGGCAGCCTGGTGGTGATGAGCCATGCCTCGCAACATCACTACGACCATGGCATTCCCAAATCGCCGGGGGTGGTCGATCCGCGCATCAGTATTGCTTTGCGCGTGCGGCATTCTTGA
- a CDS encoding Ku protein, whose protein sequence is MARPIWTGTLSFGLLNIPVKLMTGERRVDLHFRMLDSRNKSPIRYERINEETGEEVPWKEIVKAFEYDKGSYVVIEEADIAAASPDHKETVDIDTFVDAASIGAEFYEKPYVLEPGKKAEKGYVLLREVLKRSGKVGIGRVVIRTREYLAAVAPQGDALLLLILRYAQEIIDPADYKLPEGGLAKWKISPREIDMAEQLIDSMSGQWKPESYKDDFRARLHKVIEQRVKSKKVVHGKQTEESKLPENAATNVIDFAELLKRSLAKKGGQAAAVKKTTRKAPAKAAKKTAKKAAKKRARKSA, encoded by the coding sequence ATGGCGCGCCCGATCTGGACTGGAACTCTGTCGTTCGGACTGCTCAACATCCCGGTCAAGCTGATGACCGGCGAGCGTCGGGTCGATCTGCATTTCCGCATGCTCGACAGCCGCAACAAGTCGCCGATCCGTTACGAGCGGATCAACGAGGAAACCGGCGAGGAAGTGCCGTGGAAGGAGATCGTCAAGGCCTTCGAATACGACAAGGGCAGCTACGTGGTGATCGAGGAAGCCGATATCGCCGCGGCCTCGCCCGATCACAAGGAGACCGTGGACATCGACACCTTCGTCGATGCCGCCTCGATCGGCGCGGAGTTCTACGAAAAACCGTATGTGCTGGAACCGGGCAAGAAAGCCGAGAAAGGTTACGTGCTGCTGCGCGAGGTGCTCAAGCGCAGCGGCAAGGTCGGCATCGGCCGGGTGGTGATCCGCACCCGCGAATACCTGGCCGCGGTGGCGCCGCAGGGCGACGCGCTGTTGCTCCTGATCCTGCGCTACGCGCAGGAGATCATCGATCCGGCCGACTACAAACTGCCCGAGGGCGGCTTGGCGAAGTGGAAGATTTCCCCGCGCGAGATCGACATGGCCGAGCAGTTGATCGATTCCATGAGCGGGCAATGGAAGCCGGAAAGTTACAAAGACGACTTCCGCGCGCGCCTGCACAAGGTGATCGAGCAACGGGTCAAGTCGAAGAAGGTCGTGCACGGCAAGCAGACGGAGGAATCCAAGCTGCCCGAGAACGCCGCCACCAACGTCATCGACTTCGCCGAGCTGCTCAAGCGCAGCCTGGCCAAGAAAGGCGGGCAGGCCGCCGCGGTGAAGAAGACCACGCGCAAGGCGCCGGCCAAGGCGGCGAAGAAGACCGCAAAGAAAGCGGCGAAGAAACGCGCGCGCAAATCGGCCTGA
- a CDS encoding alpha/beta hydrolase, with translation MSAKPTIVLVHGFWGGAAHWAKTIAELSRKGYRDIKAVELPLTSLADDAERTRKMVAQVGGPVLLVGHSYGGAVISEAGNHDNVVGLVYIAAFAPDAGESPGGITQEHVPEAAANLAPDSDGYLWLKADKFHESFCQDLSAEEGLIMGVTQKAPLASAFGDTVAKPAWRSKPSWYQISSQDRMIAPQNQQRMSARMNAKKLITLDASHASLASRPAEVAALIDEAAQAVG, from the coding sequence ATGTCCGCCAAACCCACCATCGTTCTCGTGCACGGCTTCTGGGGCGGCGCGGCGCATTGGGCCAAGACCATCGCCGAGCTGTCGCGCAAAGGCTATCGCGACATCAAGGCGGTCGAGCTGCCGCTGACCTCGCTGGCCGACGACGCCGAGCGCACGCGCAAGATGGTCGCTCAGGTCGGCGGGCCGGTGCTGCTGGTCGGCCACTCCTACGGCGGCGCGGTCATCAGCGAAGCCGGCAATCACGACAACGTGGTCGGGCTGGTCTACATCGCCGCGTTCGCGCCGGATGCGGGCGAAAGCCCGGGCGGTATCACACAGGAACACGTACCGGAAGCGGCGGCGAATCTGGCGCCGGACAGCGACGGTTATCTGTGGCTGAAGGCGGACAAGTTCCATGAGAGCTTCTGCCAGGATCTCAGCGCCGAGGAAGGCCTGATCATGGGCGTGACCCAGAAGGCGCCGCTGGCCAGCGCCTTCGGCGATACCGTCGCCAAGCCGGCGTGGCGATCTAAGCCAAGCTGGTATCAGATCTCCAGCCAGGACCGCATGATCGCGCCGCAGAATCAGCAGCGCATGTCGGCGCGCATGAATGCGAAGAAGCTCATCACGCTCGATGCCAGCCATGCCTCGCTGGCCTCGCGCCCGGCCGAGGTGGCAGCGCTGATCGACGAGGCGGCGCAGGCGGTGGGTTGA
- a CDS encoding BON domain-containing protein: MKTPIIATLALTFALSGAAWAAPQTAGTKADATDPAAAAATGDSRQPVSDTWITTKVKAELMASSEVAGTDINVETVNGVVKLSGNVDKTQADKAASIAKNIDGVKKVDTSALVSAKSAHHK; this comes from the coding sequence ATGAAAACTCCGATCATCGCAACCCTCGCCCTGACCTTCGCCCTGTCCGGCGCCGCCTGGGCCGCTCCGCAGACCGCCGGCACCAAGGCCGACGCGACCGATCCGGCCGCGGCCGCCGCCACCGGCGATTCCAGGCAGCCGGTCAGCGACACCTGGATCACCACCAAGGTCAAGGCCGAACTGATGGCGTCGAGCGAGGTCGCCGGCACCGACATCAATGTCGAAACCGTCAACGGCGTGGTCAAGTTGTCGGGCAACGTCGACAAGACCCAGGCCGACAAGGCCGCCTCGATCGCGAAGAACATCGACGGCGTGAAGAAGGTCGATACCAGCGCCCTGGTCTCGGCCAAGAGTGCGCACCACAAGTAA
- a CDS encoding GIY-YIG nuclease family protein: MSFLRSAEPEKVHSASQGRCYLYVLPCAYEDLLKLGFSRNPLSRAQQLQPRYFEFFDLDRAFAVQTDSVREARAMELRLRRALTEHNAPAPLTIRVEAAGHSEWYRGAYAMLDAQARAMQAQGHLVHRPLRPWLGRELAEQGDLLFARAAELLDQLQGEPELLDQPPLARLRRNLLDTLDAHAALGIDLAPRLPEPLLHWYRRD, encoded by the coding sequence ATGTCGTTCCTGCGCAGCGCCGAGCCGGAGAAGGTCCACAGCGCCAGCCAAGGGCGTTGCTATCTCTACGTGCTGCCCTGCGCCTACGAGGATCTGCTCAAGCTGGGGTTTTCGCGCAACCCGCTGTCGCGCGCGCAGCAACTGCAGCCGCGCTATTTCGAATTCTTCGATCTGGATCGCGCCTTCGCGGTGCAGACCGACAGCGTGCGCGAGGCGCGCGCCATGGAACTGCGATTGCGCCGCGCCCTGACCGAACACAACGCGCCGGCGCCGCTGACCATCCGCGTCGAGGCGGCCGGGCACAGCGAGTGGTATCGCGGCGCGTACGCGATGCTCGACGCCCAGGCGCGGGCCATGCAGGCGCAGGGCCACCTTGTGCACCGTCCCTTGCGGCCGTGGCTGGGCCGGGAACTGGCCGAGCAGGGCGATCTGCTGTTCGCCCGCGCCGCGGAACTGCTCGATCAACTGCAGGGCGAGCCCGAACTGCTGGATCAACCGCCGCTGGCGCGGCTGCGGCGCAACCTGCTCGACACCCTGGACGCGCACGCGGCCCTGGGCATCGATCTGGCGCCGCGTTTGCCCGAACCCCTGTTGCACTGGTACCGGCGCGACTGA
- a CDS encoding isoamylase: MRSVSAGTAFGLMLMAAPALEARAAVDAQQLGARYDASQSNLNFRVHSSRASRVEVFLYASPSGAQEVARLSLSKDAATQIWSLSVPVSTIKTSYGITGTVYYGYRAWGPNWPYNAAWTKGSGSGFLRDVDSAGNRFNPNKLLIDPYAREISQDPNTAACTDGTIYATGAVHRNKDSGACASKSIALLPDTSAVGSKPTRALKDEVIYEVHVRGLTRNDDSVPAAERGTYKGAARKAAALAALGVTAVEFLPVQETQNDQNDVAPNSTADDNYWGYMTLNYFAPDRRYAYDKTPGGPTREWKAMVKAYHDAGIKVYIDVVYNHTGEGGPWGGTDGLTVYNLLSWRGLDNPAYYSLSSDYQHPWDNTGVGGNYNTRHPTAQNLIVDSLAYWRDSLGVDGFRFDLASVLGNSCQHGCFNFDKNDAGNALNRIVAELPPRPAAGGAGLDLIAEPWAIGGNSYQVGGFPAGWAEWNGLYRDALRKKQNKLGVETVTPGTLASRFAGSSDLYGDDGRKPWHSVNFMVAHDGFTLNDLYAYNSKQNNQPWPYGPSDGGEDNNISWDQAGVVAEQRKAARTGLAFMMLSAGVPMITGGDEALRTQFGNNNTYNLDSAANWLYWTRSAIEADHETYTRRLIAFRKAHPALRPAGFYSGTDGNGNVMEQLRWFKPDGAQADTAYFNDANSHALAWRVDGSEFGDSASAIYVAYNGWSGPVNFVLPWPGSGKQWYRVTDTATWNEGPNAVAMPGSETLIGGENVTYGLQARSVLLLIAK; this comes from the coding sequence ATGCGGTCGGTTAGCGCCGGCACCGCGTTTGGATTGATGCTGATGGCCGCGCCCGCACTTGAAGCGCGCGCCGCCGTCGATGCGCAGCAACTGGGCGCGCGCTACGACGCTTCGCAGAGCAACCTCAACTTCCGCGTGCATTCCTCGCGCGCCAGCCGCGTGGAAGTATTCCTGTACGCCAGCCCGAGCGGCGCGCAGGAAGTCGCGCGGCTGTCGCTCAGCAAGGACGCCGCCACCCAGATCTGGTCGCTGTCGGTGCCGGTCTCGACGATCAAGACCAGCTACGGCATCACCGGCACGGTCTACTACGGTTATCGCGCCTGGGGGCCGAACTGGCCGTACAACGCCGCCTGGACCAAGGGCAGCGGCAGCGGCTTCCTCCGCGATGTGGACAGCGCCGGTAACCGCTTCAATCCGAACAAGCTGCTGATCGATCCCTACGCGCGCGAAATCAGCCAGGACCCGAATACCGCCGCCTGCACCGACGGCACGATCTACGCCACCGGCGCCGTTCACCGCAACAAGGACAGCGGCGCGTGCGCGAGCAAGAGCATCGCGCTGTTGCCCGATACCAGCGCGGTCGGCAGCAAGCCCACGCGCGCGCTCAAGGACGAAGTGATCTACGAAGTCCACGTGCGCGGCCTGACCCGCAACGACGACAGCGTGCCGGCGGCCGAACGCGGCACTTACAAGGGCGCGGCGCGCAAGGCCGCGGCCCTGGCCGCGCTGGGCGTCACCGCGGTGGAGTTCCTGCCGGTGCAGGAAACCCAGAACGACCAGAACGATGTCGCGCCGAATTCGACCGCCGACGATAATTACTGGGGCTACATGACCCTGAATTATTTCGCCCCGGATCGTCGCTACGCCTACGACAAGACGCCCGGCGGGCCGACGCGCGAATGGAAGGCCATGGTCAAGGCTTATCACGACGCCGGAATCAAGGTGTATATCGACGTGGTCTACAACCACACCGGCGAAGGCGGGCCGTGGGGCGGCACCGACGGTTTGACGGTCTACAACCTGTTGTCGTGGCGCGGACTCGACAACCCGGCCTATTACTCGCTCAGCAGCGACTACCAGCATCCCTGGGACAACACCGGCGTCGGCGGCAACTACAACACCCGCCATCCGACCGCGCAGAATCTGATCGTCGATTCGCTGGCTTACTGGCGCGACAGCCTGGGCGTGGACGGCTTCCGCTTCGATCTGGCCTCGGTGCTGGGCAACAGCTGCCAGCACGGCTGTTTCAACTTCGACAAGAACGACGCCGGCAACGCGCTCAACCGCATCGTCGCCGAACTGCCGCCGCGTCCGGCCGCGGGCGGCGCGGGCCTGGACCTGATCGCCGAGCCTTGGGCGATCGGCGGCAATTCGTATCAGGTCGGCGGCTTCCCGGCCGGCTGGGCGGAATGGAACGGCCTGTACCGCGACGCGCTGCGCAAGAAGCAGAACAAGCTCGGCGTGGAGACGGTGACGCCGGGCACCCTGGCCTCGCGCTTCGCCGGTTCCAGCGATCTGTACGGCGACGACGGCCGCAAGCCCTGGCATTCGGTCAACTTCATGGTCGCCCACGACGGCTTCACCTTGAACGATCTGTACGCCTACAACAGCAAGCAGAACAATCAGCCCTGGCCGTACGGCCCGTCCGACGGCGGCGAAGACAACAACATCAGCTGGGATCAGGCCGGCGTGGTCGCCGAGCAACGCAAGGCCGCGCGCACCGGTCTTGCTTTCATGATGTTGAGCGCGGGCGTGCCGATGATCACCGGCGGCGATGAGGCCCTGCGCACCCAGTTCGGCAACAACAACACCTATAACCTGGATTCGGCGGCGAATTGGCTGTACTGGACGCGCAGCGCGATCGAGGCCGATCACGAAACCTATACCCGGCGCCTGATCGCGTTCCGCAAGGCGCATCCGGCCTTGCGTCCGGCCGGGTTCTATTCCGGCACGGACGGCAACGGCAACGTGATGGAGCAGTTGCGCTGGTTCAAGCCCGACGGCGCGCAGGCCGACACGGCTTATTTCAACGACGCCAACAGCCATGCCTTGGCGTGGCGTGTCGATGGCAGCGAATTCGGCGACAGCGCCAGTGCGATCTATGTCGCTTACAACGGCTGGTCGGGGCCGGTGAATTTCGTTCTGCCGTGGCCGGGCAGCGGCAAGCAGTGGTATCGGGTGACGGATACCGCGACGTGGAACGAGGGGCCGAATGCGGTGGCGATGCCGGGTAGCGAGACTTTGATTGGCGGGGAGAATGTGACTTATGGGCTGCAGGCGCGGTCGGTGTTGTTGTTGATCGCGAAGTAG
- a CDS encoding MgtC/SapB family protein translates to MSVMEQLWVVGAAAYAMMLGGAIGYERELKNRPAGFRTHMLVAGASSLLIGMGQLAIADPRFRMPLLINMDPMRLVEAVVAGVSFIGAGTIFASRGGKDVAGITTAASLLMVAVIGACAGLRYHLLALASAVLTLLVLVALDVVERRGRTRPASTQDRQ, encoded by the coding sequence ATGTCCGTCATGGAGCAACTGTGGGTCGTCGGCGCCGCGGCCTACGCGATGATGCTGGGCGGCGCGATCGGTTACGAACGCGAACTCAAGAACCGGCCGGCGGGATTCCGCACGCACATGCTGGTGGCCGGCGCGTCGTCGCTGTTGATCGGGATGGGCCAGCTGGCGATCGCCGATCCGCGCTTTCGCATGCCGCTGCTGATCAACATGGACCCGATGCGATTGGTCGAAGCGGTCGTCGCCGGCGTGTCCTTCATCGGCGCCGGCACCATCTTCGCCTCGCGCGGCGGCAAGGATGTCGCCGGCATCACCACCGCCGCCTCGCTGCTGATGGTCGCGGTGATCGGCGCCTGCGCCGGGCTGCGCTATCACTTGCTGGCGCTGGCATCGGCGGTGCTGACGTTGCTGGTGCTGGTGGCGCTGGATGTCGTCGAACGACGCGGGCGGACCAGGCCGGCGTCCACGCAGGACCGTCAGTAA
- the ligD gene encoding DNA ligase D, whose translation MSLRDYVRKRRLGVTPEPAAEAGAKRSRKRRGEPIFVVQLHHARARHYDFRLEADGALKSWAVPKGPSMRAGERRLAVEVEDHPLDYADFHGDIPQGHYGAGHVDIFDRGVWRTDGDALEQIGAGKLDFSLQGEHLRGAFTLVRTKPSGRQRQWLLIKRNDEHARDCDADGILRETAAKPARAAKADASAGKRKATARKNRSSPKAVVASAAAAKTKQPARPSPRDGWRKTALALDGAKAAAMPDQIELQLATLREHPPAGEGWLHEVKWDGYRLLAYRQRRLRLESRNRQDWTERFPHLAEALRALPVRSLIVDGELIAPGRDGHSDFGQLQCLLESGQVQALRYVLFDLLYLDGIDLRGAAQSRRRDLLRELLATSDSPALAFSEHVEGAAGEVLAASARAGLEGIISKRADAPYRGGRTQAWIKLKHVADEEFIVVGHTPPKNSRQGFGSLLLAQPGKDGLEYVGRVGSGFDDATLRSLTRRLKTLHRAEPTLALPAHVPFPSRQVRWVEPELVVDVHSRGRGKEGLVRQASFMRLREDKRAADLSAALAGAGRTTRSAKQAPAASSGRATKQESKMAHTHITHPERIVFPDPGISKGEVADYYRAVERWLLPELIDRPISLLRCPDGIASQCFFQKHHSDSFGPHVHAVNLRESSGKADYVYVRDIEGVMALVQMNTLEFHPWGARRDKPDRPDRIVFDLDPAEGLAWSEIKRAAREVRDRLSEIGLDSWVRLSGGKGVHVCVPIRRGPDWARVKAFSEAFAGAMVEQSPLRYLATASKAARKDRIFIDWLRNARGATSVTSWSLRARSGAPVAMPLRWDEFGRSRASTDFDLAKAKRRASRLSSDPWEGFAQAEQTLPDL comes from the coding sequence ATGAGCCTGCGCGACTACGTGCGCAAGCGCCGCTTGGGCGTCACGCCGGAACCGGCGGCGGAGGCGGGCGCCAAGCGCTCGCGCAAGCGCCGCGGCGAGCCGATCTTCGTCGTGCAACTGCACCATGCCCGCGCGCGCCACTACGACTTCCGCCTGGAAGCCGACGGCGCGCTCAAGAGCTGGGCGGTGCCGAAGGGGCCGTCGATGCGCGCCGGCGAGCGCCGGCTGGCGGTCGAGGTCGAGGATCATCCGCTCGATTACGCCGACTTCCACGGCGATATTCCGCAAGGCCACTATGGCGCCGGCCATGTCGATATCTTCGATCGCGGCGTGTGGCGCACCGATGGGGACGCGCTCGAACAGATCGGCGCGGGCAAGCTGGATTTCTCGCTGCAGGGCGAACACTTGCGTGGCGCCTTCACCCTGGTGCGGACCAAACCCTCCGGACGCCAGCGGCAGTGGCTGTTGATCAAGCGCAACGACGAACATGCGCGCGACTGCGATGCGGACGGGATTCTGCGCGAGACTGCGGCGAAACCGGCTCGCGCCGCCAAGGCGGATGCGAGCGCGGGGAAACGCAAGGCGACCGCACGCAAGAACCGATCCAGCCCCAAGGCCGTTGTAGCGTCCGCCGCTGCGGCGAAAACGAAACAACCCGCGCGGCCATCGCCCCGCGACGGTTGGCGCAAGACCGCGCTCGCGCTCGACGGCGCCAAGGCCGCGGCGATGCCCGATCAGATCGAATTGCAACTGGCGACCCTGCGCGAACATCCGCCGGCAGGCGAGGGTTGGCTGCACGAGGTCAAGTGGGACGGCTACCGTCTGCTTGCCTATCGCCAGCGCAGACTGCGCCTGGAATCGCGCAACCGCCAGGACTGGACCGAACGCTTCCCGCATCTGGCCGAGGCTTTGCGCGCATTGCCGGTGCGCAGCCTGATCGTGGACGGCGAACTGATCGCGCCCGGCCGCGATGGCCACAGCGACTTCGGCCAATTGCAGTGCCTGCTCGAATCCGGGCAGGTGCAGGCCTTGCGCTACGTGCTGTTCGATCTGCTGTACCTGGACGGCATCGACCTGCGCGGCGCGGCGCAATCGCGACGCCGCGATCTGTTGCGCGAGTTGCTGGCGACTTCGGATTCGCCGGCGCTGGCGTTCAGCGAACACGTCGAAGGCGCGGCCGGCGAGGTGCTGGCGGCCAGCGCCCGCGCCGGCCTGGAAGGCATCATCAGCAAGCGCGCCGACGCGCCGTATCGCGGCGGACGCACGCAGGCCTGGATCAAGCTCAAGCATGTCGCCGACGAAGAATTCATCGTGGTCGGGCACACGCCGCCGAAGAACAGCCGGCAAGGGTTCGGTTCGTTGCTGCTGGCGCAACCGGGTAAAGACGGGCTGGAGTACGTCGGCAGGGTCGGCAGCGGATTCGACGACGCCACGCTGCGCTCGCTGACGCGACGGCTCAAGACCCTGCATCGCGCGGAACCGACGCTGGCCCTGCCGGCGCACGTGCCGTTCCCGTCGCGGCAGGTGCGCTGGGTCGAGCCGGAACTGGTCGTGGATGTGCATTCGCGCGGACGCGGCAAGGAAGGGCTGGTCCGCCAGGCCAGTTTCATGCGGTTGCGCGAGGACAAGCGCGCGGCCGATCTGAGCGCGGCGTTGGCCGGAGCGGGGCGGACGACCCGCTCCGCGAAGCAGGCGCCTGCTGCATCATCGGGCCGCGCAACGAAGCAGGAGTCGAAGATGGCGCACACCCACATCACCCACCCCGAGCGCATCGTGTTCCCCGACCCGGGCATCAGCAAGGGCGAGGTCGCCGACTACTATCGCGCGGTCGAGCGCTGGCTGCTCCCGGAGCTGATCGACCGGCCGATCTCGTTACTGCGTTGTCCCGACGGCATCGCCTCGCAGTGTTTTTTCCAGAAGCACCATAGCGACAGTTTCGGCCCGCACGTGCATGCGGTGAATCTGCGCGAGTCCAGCGGCAAGGCCGATTACGTCTATGTGCGCGACATCGAGGGCGTGATGGCGCTGGTGCAGATGAACACCCTGGAATTCCATCCCTGGGGCGCGCGCCGCGACAAGCCAGACCGGCCCGATCGGATTGTGTTCGATCTCGATCCGGCCGAAGGCCTGGCCTGGAGCGAGATCAAGCGCGCAGCGCGCGAGGTGCGCGACCGCCTCAGCGAGATCGGCCTGGACAGTTGGGTGCGGCTGTCCGGCGGCAAGGGCGTGCATGTGTGCGTGCCGATTCGCCGCGGGCCGGACTGGGCCCGGGTCAAGGCCTTCAGCGAGGCCTTCGCCGGAGCGATGGTCGAACAATCGCCGCTGCGTTACCTCGCCACCGCGTCCAAGGCCGCGCGCAAGGACCGCATCTTCATCGACTGGCTGCGCAACGCCCGCGGCGCGACCAGCGTCACCAGTTGGTCGTTGCGCGCGCGCAGCGGCGCACCGGTGGCGATGCCGCTGCGCTGGGACGAATTCGGCCGCAGCCGTGCCTCGACCGATTTCGATCTGGCCAAGGCCAAGCGCCGCGCTTCGCGCCTGAGCAGCGATCCCTGGGAAGGCTTCGCCCAGGCCGAACAGACGTTGCCGGACTTGTAA